One genomic region from Cyanobium usitatum str. Tous encodes:
- a CDS encoding creatininase family protein — MIQSASSNDAIRLQLRSWPEVETYLENCKGVIVPLGSTEQHGPTGAIGTDALTAEAVALEVGRRTGVLVTPAQAFGMAEHHLGFAGTVSLQPSTLLAVLHDVVLSLARHGFERIYVINGHGGNIATSKAAFAQAYASATDRCLAVAPRLRCKLANWFMAGPVMQEARNLYGSEEGHHATPSEIALTLHLEPSLQTKQRPLPDPAPAGPIHGPEDFRRRHPDGRMGSNPYLAQASHGERFLELAATALASDLEAFLT, encoded by the coding sequence ATGATCCAATCCGCCAGCTCCAATGACGCCATTCGCCTGCAACTGCGCAGCTGGCCTGAGGTGGAGACCTATCTGGAAAATTGCAAGGGAGTAATCGTGCCCCTGGGCTCCACCGAGCAGCACGGCCCCACCGGCGCCATCGGCACCGATGCGCTCACCGCCGAAGCCGTGGCCCTGGAAGTGGGCCGCCGCACCGGCGTGCTGGTGACTCCGGCCCAGGCCTTCGGCATGGCCGAGCACCACTTGGGCTTTGCTGGCACCGTGAGCCTGCAACCCTCCACCCTGCTGGCGGTGCTGCACGACGTAGTGCTGTCGCTTGCCCGCCACGGCTTCGAGCGCATCTACGTGATCAATGGCCATGGCGGCAACATCGCCACCAGCAAGGCCGCTTTCGCCCAGGCCTATGCCAGCGCCACCGATCGGTGCCTGGCGGTGGCGCCGCGGCTGCGCTGCAAGCTGGCCAATTGGTTCATGGCTGGCCCGGTAATGCAGGAGGCGCGCAACCTTTATGGCTCGGAAGAAGGTCACCACGCCACCCCCAGCGAAATCGCCCTCACGTTGCACTTGGAGCCCAGCCTGCAGACCAAGCAGAGGCCCCTGCCTGATCCAGCCCCGGCCGGCCCCATCCACGGCCCTGAAGATTTCCGCCGCCGCCACCCAGATGGCCGCATGGGCTCCAACCCCTACCTGGCCCAGGCCAGCCACGGCGAGCGCTTCTTGGAGCTGGCCGCCACCGCCCTTGCCTCAGACCTGGAAGCCTTCCTGACCTGA
- a CDS encoding Ycf66 family protein: MLATLGGLLALLLGLAILLLPLLATELSRPRDSAWGAVVLLLGLVLVTSADRLTGAPMLGVLCGGLLIGRLAGEVSQGRWRQLTAEEQQRLWSTERWQTSLQQAGASLAHLLAVLTTATAGVSQWLTQQRQPKTSGKRWVRPEEPSAVSEIDSLVTADIPEPQPLAEPSSSQAG; encoded by the coding sequence ATGCTCGCCACCCTGGGCGGACTCCTGGCGCTGCTGCTGGGTCTCGCCATCCTGCTGCTGCCGCTGCTGGCCACCGAACTGAGCCGGCCGCGGGATTCGGCCTGGGGCGCCGTAGTGCTGCTGCTGGGACTGGTGCTTGTAACCAGTGCCGACCGGCTCACGGGCGCCCCGATGTTGGGCGTGCTTTGCGGTGGCCTGCTGATCGGCAGGCTCGCAGGCGAGGTGTCCCAGGGCCGCTGGCGGCAACTCACCGCTGAGGAGCAGCAGAGGCTTTGGTCGACGGAACGCTGGCAGACCAGCCTGCAACAGGCGGGCGCCAGCCTGGCCCATCTGCTCGCCGTGCTGACCACTGCCACTGCAGGTGTGAGCCAATGGCTGACCCAGCAACGCCAGCCCAAAACCAGTGGCAAGCGCTGGGTGCGCCCGGAAGAGCCAAGCGCCGTCAGCGAGATCGACAGCCTGGTCACGGCCGATATCCCGGAACCGCAACCGCTGGCCGAGCCCTCCAGCAGCCAGGCGGGATAA
- the crtR gene encoding beta-carotene hydroxylase: protein MTQVLAASATAVVSEGAMASPSRLVPREFLDPPAPWNPTVGLFLAGYGLAALTIWGWFVAGWPLPVLLATGFLALHLEGTVIHDACHNAAHPHRFWNAVMGHGAALLLGFSFPVFTRVHLQHHAHVNDPKNDPDHIVSTFGPLWLIAPRFFYHELFFFRRRLWRRYELFEWGLARAIFVAIVVAAAKFGFLEFIFNCWFAPALMVGVTLGLFFDYLPHRPFQSRNRWHNARVYPGRLMNWLIMGQNYHLIHHLWPSIPWFEYRPAYHATKPMLDAKGSPQRLGLFETKNDGFNFLYDIFLGVRSHRKKRSKLRPIAALMPTRHARRRVLELLHRTAISPVR from the coding sequence ATGACACAGGTTCTGGCCGCCTCTGCAACTGCCGTGGTCTCCGAAGGGGCAATGGCATCTCCCTCGCGGCTTGTGCCGAGGGAATTTCTTGACCCGCCTGCGCCTTGGAACCCCACCGTTGGGCTGTTTTTGGCTGGCTATGGCTTAGCTGCTCTCACGATTTGGGGCTGGTTTGTGGCTGGTTGGCCCCTGCCCGTGCTGCTGGCTACCGGATTTCTGGCCCTGCACTTAGAGGGCACGGTGATTCACGACGCCTGCCACAACGCGGCCCATCCGCACCGCTTCTGGAATGCGGTGATGGGTCATGGCGCTGCCCTACTGCTTGGCTTCAGCTTTCCCGTTTTTACCCGGGTGCACCTGCAGCACCACGCCCACGTCAATGATCCCAAGAACGATCCTGATCACATCGTCAGCACTTTTGGTCCGCTGTGGTTGATTGCACCACGATTTTTCTATCACGAGCTGTTTTTCTTCCGTCGCCGTTTGTGGCGTCGTTATGAACTGTTTGAGTGGGGCCTAGCCCGGGCCATCTTCGTGGCGATCGTGGTGGCTGCAGCGAAATTTGGCTTTCTCGAATTTATTTTCAACTGCTGGTTTGCTCCGGCCCTAATGGTGGGAGTGACGTTGGGCTTGTTCTTCGACTACCTGCCCCACCGCCCCTTCCAGTCTCGCAACCGCTGGCATAACGCCCGTGTTTATCCGGGCAGACTGATGAATTGGCTGATCATGGGTCAGAATTATCACCTTATTCATCACCTGTGGCCATCCATACCCTGGTTTGAATACCGCCCTGCCTATCACGCCACTAAACCAATGCTTGACGCCAAAGGCTCGCCCCAGCGCCTTGGCTTGTTTGAAACCAAGAATGATGGATTTAATTTCCTTTACGATATTTTCCTCGGCGTTCGCAGCCATCGCAAGAAGCGCAGCAAGCTCAGGCCTATTGCAGCTTTAATGCCTACCCGCCATGCCCGCAGGCGAGTGCTGGAGTTGCTTCACCGCACTGCGATTTCGCCAGTGCGTTAA
- the gatC gene encoding Asp-tRNA(Asn)/Glu-tRNA(Gln) amidotransferase subunit GatC — MSKITADDVRKVAKLARLDLPEAKIATYTGQLERILDYVAHLETVDTEGVPATTRAVEVVNVCREDMVTPTEVREELLNEAPQREGDFIRVPKIVAS, encoded by the coding sequence ATGAGCAAGATCACCGCAGACGACGTGCGCAAGGTGGCCAAGCTGGCCCGCCTAGACCTGCCCGAGGCCAAGATCGCCACTTACACCGGCCAGCTCGAGCGCATCCTCGACTACGTAGCCCACCTTGAAACAGTTGACACCGAAGGAGTGCCAGCCACCACTCGAGCGGTGGAAGTGGTGAATGTATGCCGCGAAGATATGGTAACCCCTACGGAAGTGCGCGAAGAGCTACTAAATGAAGCCCCCCAACGGGAAGGGGATTTCATCCGCGTGCCCAAAATCGTGGCTAGCTGA